Genomic DNA from Marnyiella aurantia:
GCGAGCCGGCAATAGACTTTGGCGGATTCTCGCGGAATTCACGCATCATTTCCACGATTTCTTCGGCCCCGGTTCGGCCTCTTTTCACCACGTTGATGAGCCCCTCATAGTACATCCCGATCTCTTTATAGATCTCGATCATGTACTGGTACATTGTTTTGCCGTTGGCTTTGCACCAGGCAGCAATTTCGCATGCCAGCAAAATGGAGCCGCAGGAATCCTTGTCCCGCACGAAATCTCCGGTCATAAAACCGAAACTTTCCTCGCCACCACATATAAATTTCTCCTGACCTTCAAAATCACGGATCATCTTGCCTATCCACTTGAAACCGGTAAGTCCTACTTTGCAGTCTACACCGAATTTTTCGGCTACATCAAAAAAGACATCTGAAGTTACGATGGTGGAACCGATGAATTCCTTACCTGTGATCCTGCCCGCTTTCTGCCATTGATCAAGGATGTAATAGGTCAGGATAGTATTACACTGATTTCCGTTCAGCAGCTGCATCTCGCCGTCCAGGTTGCGGACCGCGATGCCAAGTCTGTCGCCATCCGGATCGGTACCGATCACGATATCGCCGTTGGTGATGCGCGCCAGGTCCATTGCCATTTCGAGTGCCGCAGGTTCTTCCGGATTCGGGGAAGCCACTGTGGGGAAGTTTCCGCTTGGTATCATCTGTTCCTTTACAAGGTCAATTTTGGTGAATCCGGCCTTCTTCAAAGCTTGAGGAACAGTGGTATACGTGGTGCCATGGATGGAGGTGAAAACGATATTCAGATTATCGTAACCTGTTTTATCCTCCTGGTAAAGCGAGTTTTCAATACAGGCGTCGATATAGACAGCATCCTGCTCCTCTCCTATCCACTCAATAAGTTCATCATTTCCGGTAAACTTAATCTCCTCAAATTTCACTGCGTAAACTTCTTTGATAATGGCCGCATCATGTGGTGGAACAATCTGCGCACCGTCGTTCCAGTACACTTTATAACCGTTATACTCCGGTGGATTGTGTGAGGCAGTGAGTACGATTCCGGCATTGCATTTTTTATCGCGCACCGTGAACGAAAGTTCGGGTGTCGGGCGGTGTTCTTTAAAAAGCAGAACTTTGATACCGTTGGCCGTGAGTACATCGGCGCACATCTTTCCGAATTCTTTGGAATTATTGCGCACATCATAGGCGATTGCGACTTTTATTTCCTCACCTGCAAACTGTGAATTAAGATAATTGGCAAGTCCCTGCGTGGCCTGACCAAGCGTATAACGGTTCAAACGGTTGGTGCCCACACCCATAATACCGCGCATGCCACCGGTCCCGAATTCGAGTTCGCGGTAAAAGGAGTCTTCAAGTTCGTCCGGATTTCCGGCAATCCACTGTTTAATGATTGATTTGGTATCGTCGTCAAAAGTATCGGTAAGCCAGAGCTGTGCTTTTTCTAATGTGGTCATTATTTTTTGTGTTTATGGTTATGAATGATGAGAGTTGAAGGCTGGAAGATGGAAGCGGGAAGTCGGGATTCATTTCCTACCCGAAAACTACACCCCTATTTCAGTTGGTTTCTGAATGCTACAATTTGGTTCATCAGGTTAAAAATTTGATTGTATAAATTAATAAATTTTTCGTCATTTATATACGTTCTCCTATTTGCTTTATAGAGACAGGTTAGCACTTCACCAAGCGAACGTATGGCACATCCTAAAAACTTTCGGAATTCAGCCGCCGACTGTAAAATAGAACCATCGGAAATATTTAAAGCAATAGAATCTGCCGCGGTGCATATTTGAGATGACAGATTATAGATTTCTTTTTTGGGTAAAGCTTCCTACAGCTGATTGATTTCTTCTCCTAAATCCATTGTTTTCTGCCAAATAATTAATTTGTCAAATTTAAAACTCATGGTTTAAGGTTAGACCGTTATTTTCTTCCTTCTCTCTACTTCCATCTTCCTTGCTCCATTCTACTCCAGCACTTTATTCTGCACATTTGCCGTTTTGTCAATTTTAAATGCACGGATAGGATCGTTATAGTAAAGAAACTTGGCTGTATGGCCTATTTTTCCTTTCAGCGAATCCTTAACATTTACTTCAGCATAATTTCCGTTCCGCGAGTCAATATTCAGGTTTGTAATCATCCAGTATGGGGCGATCAGATTGGCTGTATCAGCAATTTTTATCACCGCGTCGCGCGTTTTACCCTGAAAATTGGCGCGGCTGGTATTCCGCAAATCAATTTCAGCGCGGCGGGTATTTACAGAGCCGATAAATTTAGCATTATCTTTTAGGTTAAGCCGGAAATTGTCGGTTTTAATCTCGCTGGAAAGGGTCATTTCAGCAGAATCTGCAATTGCGATTTTCTCCGGGCTGTATTTGGAGTAAATGTTTATATTGTAAAAATCCACTCCCTGAGTCTCCCTTTTCTCCTCGATGAAAAGCGTCTTATCTTTTACGTTGATTCGCAGATTGTCCAGGATATTCGGATAGGTTTCCACATTCACAAAATTATCCGGCGACCGAAGATAGAACACCCGAAACTTCCCCTTCAGTTCTAATCTTGTGAACTCTTCCACCTTAATATCACGGCTTTCAATATCCCCTTTTGGCGAAATCTTTCCACAGGAAAGCAGGCCGAGCAGCAAAAGTATAAAAAAACAGTGTTTCATTTTACAGGTTTCTTTTACAGTACATTACAATACTTCGTCTATATGATAATGTTTATTGTCGCGCGTAGTTCTTATAATCATTTCGCCCAGGAAGCCCGCGATAAACAGCAGTGAGCCCATAATCATCATTGTAAGTGCGATAAAGAACCACGCATTGTCAGTCAGAAGATGACCGTAAATTCCGCGTGACACATCAATAAGTTTGGAAACTCCCAGCCACAGAGCGGACAGGAATCCGATGATGAACATTACGGTACCTACCGCACCGAAGAAGTGCATTGGTCTGCCGCCGAAACGGCTTACGAACCAAAGGGTAATCAAATCCAGAAAGCCGCGTACGAAACGTTCAGTCCCGAACTTGGAGGTGCCATAAGGTCTGGCCTGGTGCTGAACTTCTTTCTCCGTGATCCTGCGGAAACCCGCATTAGCGGCCAGCACCGGGATATAGCGGTGCATATCGCCATAAACGTCAATGGATTTTACAACCTGCTTTTTATACGCTTTAAGGCCGCAGTTAAAATCGTGAAGCTCTACGCCGGAAACTTTTCTGGCAGCTGAATTGAAAAGTTTAGAAGGCAGATTTTTGGTCATCACATTGTCAAACCTTTTCTTTTTCCAGCCTGAAACTATATCGTAATCCTCCTCTTTCACCATCTGATAAAGCTCGGGAATCTCCTCCGGGAAATCCTGCAGATCCGCATCCATGGTGATGATCACGTCGCCGTGAGCTCTTTCGAAGGCGGCGTGCAGCGCCTGGGATTTGCCGTAATTACGCGAAAACCGGATTGCATTGATCTGGGGATGCTGTACTTTCAGGTTTTCTATAATGCTCCAGGACAGGTCGGTACTGCCATCGTCTACAAACCAAACTTCATAGGTCAGGTTCGCGCCTCTGCATACTGTATCAATTCTGGAAAAAAGTTCTTCCAGGGATTCCTCTTCATTTAGTAAGGGGATGATGATGGATAAATTCATTGGGTTGAATAAAATGGAATATATTATTTAGTGGTTCTGCCCCGGAAAAATGCTCCGAAAAACAGCGATAAAATTAAGTAAAAAATAAGGATTGCCGCAAAGTAGGACGAAAATAGCCTGAAGGTAAGCATGTCTTTATCCTTTACGCGTTCCGGTTCAAAACTCTGGATTCGCTGTCGGTACTTAATCTCCAGTTCTTCAATGTCTTCCTTCTTTGCCAACACCTGTTTGGCAGACTCATATTCTTTGTTCAGTTCAGCTTTCTGGCGTTCCACGTACTGATAGTTCAAAAGGTCTTTGGCATCGCTATCTACAAAGTTCAGGAATACAAACATAGATACTACAGACAGAAATCCGCCCACAAACATGGGTGTAAAAGCTTTGCTGAAGGCATCTTTAAAAGAAATTATGCCTTTCGATTTCCAGTAGCTGTTCACCGACAGATAAGCAAAGACACAGTACAGCAACGGAAGTACAAACGCATTGGCTATGAGGCTGTTGTT
This window encodes:
- a CDS encoding phospho-sugar mutase, with the translated sequence MTTLEKAQLWLTDTFDDDTKSIIKQWIAGNPDELEDSFYRELEFGTGGMRGIMGVGTNRLNRYTLGQATQGLANYLNSQFAGEEIKVAIAYDVRNNSKEFGKMCADVLTANGIKVLLFKEHRPTPELSFTVRDKKCNAGIVLTASHNPPEYNGYKVYWNDGAQIVPPHDAAIIKEVYAVKFEEIKFTGNDELIEWIGEEQDAVYIDACIENSLYQEDKTGYDNLNIVFTSIHGTTYTTVPQALKKAGFTKIDLVKEQMIPSGNFPTVASPNPEEPAALEMAMDLARITNGDIVIGTDPDGDRLGIAVRNLDGEMQLLNGNQCNTILTYYILDQWQKAGRITGKEFIGSTIVTSDVFFDVAEKFGVDCKVGLTGFKWIGKMIRDFEGQEKFICGGEESFGFMTGDFVRDKDSCGSILLACEIAAWCKANGKTMYQYMIEIYKEIGMYYEGLINVVKRGRTGAEEIVEMMREFRENPPKSIAGSPVAEIKDFQEQSMVNVATDMKSVMDDIPKSNVLIWYTEDGTKVCVRPSGTEPKIKFYVSVKDSVNSEAEFSLKLKQLEHKIVQVKADLKL
- a CDS encoding GIN domain-containing protein translates to MKHCFFILLLLGLLSCGKISPKGDIESRDIKVEEFTRLELKGKFRVFYLRSPDNFVNVETYPNILDNLRINVKDKTLFIEEKRETQGVDFYNINIYSKYSPEKIAIADSAEMTLSSEIKTDNFRLNLKDNAKFIGSVNTRRAEIDLRNTSRANFQGKTRDAVIKIADTANLIAPYWMITNLNIDSRNGNYAEVNVKDSLKGKIGHTAKFLYYNDPIRAFKIDKTANVQNKVLE
- a CDS encoding glycosyltransferase family 2 protein; this encodes MNLSIIIPLLNEEESLEELFSRIDTVCRGANLTYEVWFVDDGSTDLSWSIIENLKVQHPQINAIRFSRNYGKSQALHAAFERAHGDVIITMDADLQDFPEEIPELYQMVKEEDYDIVSGWKKKRFDNVMTKNLPSKLFNSAARKVSGVELHDFNCGLKAYKKQVVKSIDVYGDMHRYIPVLAANAGFRRITEKEVQHQARPYGTSKFGTERFVRGFLDLITLWFVSRFGGRPMHFFGAVGTVMFIIGFLSALWLGVSKLIDVSRGIYGHLLTDNAWFFIALTMMIMGSLLFIAGFLGEMIIRTTRDNKHYHIDEVL
- a CDS encoding DUF4199 domain-containing protein → MSKNPVTLGIILYVITMLIFFAIYFISGVDYFNNSLIANAFVLPLLYCVFAYLSVNSYWKSKGIISFKDAFSKAFTPMFVGGFLSVVSMFVFLNFVDSDAKDLLNYQYVERQKAELNKEYESAKQVLAKKEDIEELEIKYRQRIQSFEPERVKDKDMLTFRLFSSYFAAILIFYLILSLFFGAFFRGRTTK